A stretch of the Sulfurimonas sp. HSL3-1 genome encodes the following:
- the rpsU gene encoding 30S ribosomal protein S21 encodes MPGIVLRQDDNFDAAYRRFKKQTDRNLVVTEARARRFHETETEKRKKEKIAARKKMLKRLYMMRRYESRL; translated from the coding sequence ATGCCAGGTATCGTTCTTCGTCAAGATGACAACTTCGATGCTGCGTACCGTCGCTTCAAAAAGCAGACTGACCGTAACCTCGTCGTTACGGAAGCGCGTGCTCGCCGTTTCCACGAAACGGAAACCGAGAAGCGTAAAAAAGAGAAAATTGCAGCTCGCAAGAAAATGCTCAAACGTCTGTATATGATGCGTCGTTACGAGTCACGCCTCTAA